The Salegentibacter mishustinae genomic interval TAAGGGTAGCTTACAATAGAACTATTATCATCAGAGACTGCAAACATCCCTAGCATTATACCTGTAAATCCTCCTGCAGTTTCAGAACTTAAGTATCTTACATCCATTTTGTCAATGAAATTATAGTTTTCTCCATCAAGACAATACGAAAAATCATAATAATCATTACTACCTTCAATATTGAGGTAAACAACTTCTTCGTTAGAAAGCTCAGTTATAATTTTCTCATGGGTTAATTCTCCCAAAATATAGCGTAGCACTAACTGTTGTTTAGAATTATTTTTTTGTCTCAGAAAAAGGTCGTAGTGTGATTGATGATCCATAAAAACTGTTACTCCTGCTTCATCTTTTTCACTTGCATCTAATAGATTCAACTTTACAATAGAATTGAAATTAATGTGTTCCTGGCGTCGTGCAATTAAAGTTGGTGAGCCGTTATCGTTTAACGAAACGGGAGATACTTTTAGGTTTATAGATCCTTCCTTAGCGTTGATACTATAATTCTCCTTTATAGGGTTTCTAATATAATTCCATTTATGTCCGAGTTCTTTTTGAGTGAAATTTGCTGGCTCTTTTGAATCTTCAAATGGTTGTAATGCTAAAGTTGGAACGTTCATATCAAGGCTAACTGTTCCACTTTTATTAATTACCGGCCAGTTGTCATTATTCCAAGATACCGGAGCTAAAAAAGTTTCCCTACCTAGCATATGGTGGTTCCCTGATTGAGGTCTGAAGCCCAGAAAAACTACCCACCAACTTCCGTCCTCTGCCTTAGCAAAATCGCCGTGTCCGGTCCCCTGAATTGGACTTGTTTGGGTTTCTACACCGATATGGGTTAAAATTGGATTTTTAGGATTAGGTTCATATGGTCCTTCAATATTTCTGCTGCGGGCTATGGTTACTGTATGTCCATATTCTGTACCTCCTTCCGATAATAAAAGGAAATACCAATCGTCCTTTTTATAGATATGAGGGGCTTCAGGATATCTTCCTCCGGTACCACTCCAAATTGGTATAGGTTCTGAAAGTTGCTCACCTGTTTTAGGATCTATTTCAGAGAGGTATATTTGATTATCTGGATTTACGGTAAGATAGCATTTTCCCCCCTCGAAAAAGAGGGATGGGTCTATTCCCTTTTGTTCTAGCCATATTGGTTCTGACCATTCACCTTTTGGGTCTTCAGTATAAACTAAAAAATTACCTTTATGGGAAACATTTGTAGAGACCATATAGAAGACACCCTTATGGTAACGGAGGGTTGGAGCATATATACCTTCTGAGATCCCTGCATTTTGTAAATTAAGCTGTGATTCCCTTGTTAAGCAATGACCTATTTGCTCCCAGTTTA includes:
- a CDS encoding glycoside hydrolase family 43 protein, with the translated sequence MSRLLPFLLYFHFAIVLCNAQGFKNPIIEGFHPDPSVCKVGDDFYLVNSSFAYFPGVPIFHSKDLINWEQIGHCLTRESQLNLQNAGISEGIYAPTLRYHKGVFYMVSTNVSHKGNFLVYTEDPKGEWSEPIWLEQKGIDPSLFFEGGKCYLTVNPDNQIYLSEIDPKTGEQLSEPIPIWSGTGGRYPEAPHIYKKDDWYFLLLSEGGTEYGHTVTIARSRNIEGPYEPNPKNPILTHIGVETQTSPIQGTGHGDFAKAEDGSWWVVFLGFRPQSGNHHMLGRETFLAPVSWNNDNWPVINKSGTVSLDMNVPTLALQPFEDSKEPANFTQKELGHKWNYIRNPIKENYSINAKEGSINLKVSPVSLNDNGSPTLIARRQEHINFNSIVKLNLLDASEKDEAGVTVFMDHQSHYDLFLRQKNNSKQQLVLRYILGELTHEKIITELSNEEVVYLNIEGSNDYYDFSYCLDGENYNFIDKMDVRYLSSETAGGFTGIMLGMFAVSDDNSSIVSYP